One window from the genome of Lachancea thermotolerans CBS 6340 chromosome B complete sequence encodes:
- the IGO2 gene encoding phosphatase regulator (highly similar to uniprot|Q9P305 Saccharomyces cerevisiae YHR132W-A Hypothetical ORF) codes for MSKGNDLSPTSSNVDVKEGVDASKLTPQEAKLLKMYGRLPSKKDLFKHKLQERKYFDSGDYALNKAGVKSDDLQSDSIGNNHLPVTNPSGLRESIIKRRLSSSAGSVDAHDLRRQGSISSGPPPRSPNK; via the coding sequence ATGAGCAAAGGGAACGATCTATCGCCAACATCAAGCAATGTGGACGTGAAGGAAGGTGTGGATGCATCCAAGCTCACCCCACAAGAAGCAAAGCTCCTGAAGATGTATGGGAGGCTCCCCTCCAAAAAAGATCTGTTCAAGCACAAGCTGCAAGAGAGAAAGTACTTTGACAGTGGTGACTACGCCCTGAATAAGGCTGGTGTTAAATCAGATGACTTGCAATCTGATTCGATAGGGAACAATCACCTGCCTGTGACAAACCCTAGCGGGCTAAGAGAAAGCATCATAAAAAGAAGGCTAAGCAGTAGCGCGGGAAGTGTGGATGCACATGACCTACGCAGGCAAGGCAGCATATCTAGTGGGCCTCCGCCAAGGTCGCCCAATAAATGA